One window from the genome of Deltaproteobacteria bacterium encodes:
- the rplB gene encoding 50S ribosomal protein L2 — MGVKVYKPTTPGRRGMSVSDFGELTKVKPEKSILVSIKKHSGRNNLGRVTVRHRGGGHKRLYRIIDFKRDNYNIEGKIKSIEYDPNRSAYIALVSYVTGEKRYIIAPLGLKVGDVVESGENVEIKVGNALPLRKIPAGTMVHNIGLYPGGGAKLARSAGSYAQIMAKEKRYVFLKLPSGEMRMVHENAYATVGQVGNTDQSNIVYGKAGRLRHLGRRPKVRGVAMNPVDHPHGGGEGKSGTGGTPVTPWGVPTKGYRTRKNKRTDRFIIRRRNNG, encoded by the coding sequence ATGGGTGTTAAAGTTTACAAGCCTACTACTCCTGGCAGGCGCGGAATGAGCGTAAGTGATTTTGGTGAACTGACAAAGGTAAAACCGGAGAAGTCCATTCTTGTTTCCATCAAGAAGCATTCCGGGAGAAATAATCTGGGTAGAGTTACCGTACGACATAGAGGCGGAGGACATAAAAGATTGTATAGGATAATAGATTTTAAGCGAGATAATTATAATATTGAGGGAAAGATAAAATCTATTGAATATGATCCTAACAGAAGTGCATACATTGCGCTTGTCTCATATGTAACGGGCGAGAAGCGGTATATCATTGCCCCTTTAGGTTTGAAGGTAGGCGATGTTGTAGAATCAGGAGAAAATGTGGAGATTAAGGTGGGCAATGCACTTCCACTGAGAAAAATTCCAGCAGGAACTATGGTGCACAATATTGGACTTTATCCAGGCGGTGGCGCGAAATTGGCGCGGAGTGCAGGAAGTTATGCTCAAATTATGGCCAAGGAGAAAAGATATGTTTTTCTCAAATTACCTTCCGGTGAAATGAGAATGGTACACGAAAATGCTTATGCGACGGTAGGACAGGTAGGGAATACAGATCAGAGCAACATAGTTTATGGAAAGGCAGGAAGATTGCGTCATTTAGGAAGGAGACCTAAGGTTCGTGGCGTGGCAATGAATCCTGTTGATCATCCTCACGGAGGCGGGGAAGGAAAAAGCGGTACGGGAGGAACGCCTGTTACTCCTTGGGGTGTACCCACGAAAGGATATCGTACGAGAAAGAACAAACGCACGGATAGGTTTATTATAAGGAGGAGAAACAATGGGTAG
- the rpsC gene encoding 30S ribosomal protein S3 encodes MGQKVNPIGLRVGINKNWTSRWFVAKGLKENLLEDYNIRKVVKRRSYYAGLSKIEIERKGNKMTLSLYAARPGIMIGKKGSEIEKLKKLVSGLTSCNVTINVREVDKPEADAQLVAENVALQIEKRMPYRRVLKKVMRLAEKAGACGIKIKCSGKLGGAEMARCEWRQEGRVSLQTFKANIDYGFAEALTTAGVIGVKAWIFKED; translated from the coding sequence TTGGGACAAAAGGTAAACCCGATAGGTTTGAGAGTAGGAATTAATAAGAATTGGACCTCCCGTTGGTTTGTAGCGAAAGGGTTGAAGGAAAATTTGCTTGAGGATTATAATATCAGGAAAGTAGTAAAGAGAAGATCGTACTACGCTGGATTATCTAAAATAGAGATAGAACGTAAAGGAAACAAAATGACATTAAGCCTATATGCTGCTCGGCCGGGTATTATGATTGGTAAGAAGGGTAGTGAGATAGAAAAGCTTAAAAAATTGGTCAGCGGTTTAACATCGTGTAATGTTACTATAAATGTAAGGGAAGTAGATAAACCGGAGGCTGATGCTCAACTTGTTGCGGAAAATGTTGCGTTACAGATAGAAAAGAGAATGCCGTATAGAAGAGTATTAAAGAAGGTGATGCGTTTAGCGGAGAAGGCTGGTGCGTGTGGAATAAAAATTAAATGTTCAGGAAAATTAGGTGGTGCAGAGATGGCTCGCTGTGAGTGGCGACAGGAAGGGAGAGTTTCATTACAGACATTTAAAGCAAACATTGATTATGGTTTTGCCGAGGCCCTCACTACAGCAGGAGTTATTGGTGTTAAAGCATGGATATTCAAAGAGGACTGA
- the rpsH gene encoding 30S ribosomal protein S8, translating to MDRISDGLARIKNALARQMESVDLLSNRVVLSVCEVLKKEGFISDFKVLEDKRNMARVYLKYIGKDKPTISLLRRISKPSRRVYVRYSEIPYVMNGLGVSILSTSKGIISNKTAKRLRVGGELICEVF from the coding sequence ATGGATAGAATTAGTGATGGTTTGGCACGAATAAAGAATGCATTGGCGCGACAAATGGAAAGTGTGGATCTTTTATCGAATAGAGTTGTATTGAGTGTCTGCGAGGTATTAAAAAAAGAGGGATTTATAAGCGATTTTAAGGTGTTGGAAGATAAGAGAAATATGGCAAGGGTCTATTTGAAGTATATAGGCAAGGATAAACCGACAATCAGTTTACTTAGGAGAATAAGTAAACCATCGAGAAGAGTATATGTTCGGTATAGTGAAATTCCCTATGTTATGAATGGTCTGGGTGTATCAATATTAAGTACAAGTAAGGGTATTATTTCAAATAAAACAGCCAAGAGACTGCGGGTAGGCGGAGAGTTGATTTGTGAGGTGTTTTAA
- the rplD gene encoding 50S ribosomal protein L4: MKIDVLNKQGNKKGEVDININVGNVSSLCVSRIVKAYLANKRRGTASSKTRGDVSGGGRKPWRQKGTGRARAGSIRSPLWVGGGVCFGPKPRTYKQKVNKKEKKKVYLWALSQKITDGDLIVVEELDFSSPKTKEACLTLKNLGVEKGLVVVNNDMVNSILSMRNIEKIELKESHSVNVYDILRYKKIVVPQKLLPEMLKGV; encoded by the coding sequence ATGAAAATAGATGTGTTGAACAAGCAGGGGAATAAAAAAGGAGAGGTAGATATAAATATTAATGTTGGCAATGTTTCTTCTCTATGCGTGAGTAGGATAGTAAAAGCGTATTTGGCGAATAAGAGAAGAGGAACAGCTTCTTCTAAAACCAGGGGTGATGTATCCGGTGGAGGGAGAAAACCCTGGAGGCAAAAAGGAACGGGAAGAGCGCGGGCAGGTTCTATTCGTTCACCTCTATGGGTAGGTGGTGGTGTATGTTTTGGTCCGAAGCCTCGTACCTATAAACAAAAGGTGAACAAGAAAGAGAAAAAAAAGGTCTACCTGTGGGCTCTGTCACAAAAGATTACAGATGGTGATTTAATTGTGGTGGAGGAGCTTGATTTTTCTTCACCGAAGACAAAAGAAGCCTGTTTGACTTTAAAGAATTTAGGTGTAGAAAAGGGTTTGGTTGTTGTAAATAATGATATGGTTAATTCTATACTTTCTATGAGAAACATAGAAAAGATAGAATTAAAGGAATCGCACAGTGTTAATGTTTATGATATTTTAAGGTATAAAAAGATTGTTGTTCCTCAAAAGCTGTTACCAGAGATGTTGAAGGGAGTTTAG
- the rplX gene encoding 50S ribosomal protein L24 — MKTKLRKTDEVEIIRGKDRGKRGKILSFISKKNAVTVEGINIVKKHTKPSATSKGGIIEKEAPIDISNIMLVCPHCSKRIRIGYKFLEDGKKVRYCRKCGETI; from the coding sequence ATGAAAACTAAATTAAGAAAAACTGATGAGGTGGAAATAATTAGGGGTAAGGATAGAGGGAAAAGGGGAAAGATTCTCAGTTTTATTTCTAAGAAAAATGCAGTGACCGTAGAGGGCATTAACATTGTCAAGAAACACACTAAACCTTCGGCTACCTCTAAAGGCGGCATTATAGAAAAAGAAGCGCCTATAGACATTTCTAATATTATGCTTGTTTGTCCTCATTGTTCGAAGAGAATACGCATTGGTTACAAGTTTTTGGAGGATGGCAAGAAGGTAAGGTATTGCAGAAAATGTGGGGAGACAATCTAA
- the rplN gene encoding 50S ribosomal protein L14: MIQMQTKLKVVDNSGAKEIMCIKVLGGTMRRYARAGDVIVAAVKKAIPEGKVKKGNVVKAVVVRTKKEFRRVDGSYIKFDDNAAVIIDDKGEPIGSRIFGPVVRELRARNFMKIISLAPEVL, translated from the coding sequence ATGATTCAAATGCAGACAAAATTAAAGGTAGTAGATAACTCTGGTGCTAAAGAAATTATGTGTATAAAGGTGCTTGGTGGAACGATGCGGAGATATGCTCGTGCAGGGGATGTTATTGTGGCTGCAGTGAAGAAAGCAATTCCTGAGGGTAAAGTAAAAAAAGGAAATGTGGTTAAAGCGGTAGTGGTAAGAACCAAAAAAGAATTTAGAAGAGTGGATGGGAGTTATATAAAGTTTGATGATAATGCAGCGGTGATTATAGATGATAAAGGTGAGCCCATAGGCAGCCGTATTTTTGGGCCGGTAGTTAGAGAATTAAGAGCAAGGAATTTTATGAAGATTATATCGCTTGCTCCAGAGGTGCTTTAG
- the rplV gene encoding 50S ribosomal protein L22, translating into MIMEVRAYLKGARISPRKVREVISFIKGQSVERALIMLKFSPRKASFILRKLLQSALSNAENVGVDVDKLYISKVVADDGLKMKRFRPRARGRAGKIVKRASNLKIELSEK; encoded by the coding sequence ATAATTATGGAAGTAAGGGCTTATTTAAAAGGAGCAAGAATATCGCCGCGAAAAGTAAGGGAAGTGATTTCGTTTATAAAAGGCCAGAGTGTGGAGAGAGCCTTGATTATGTTGAAGTTTTCTCCTCGCAAAGCCTCTTTCATTTTAAGGAAACTCTTACAGAGTGCATTGTCCAACGCTGAGAATGTAGGAGTAGATGTTGACAAACTTTATATTTCCAAGGTTGTTGCAGATGATGGTTTAAAGATGAAGAGGTTTAGACCAAGAGCAAGAGGGAGAGCAGGAAAGATTGTGAAGAGAGCAAGTAATCTAAAAATCGAGCTGAGTGAGAAATAG
- the rplC gene encoding 50S ribosomal protein L3, which translates to MIGLMARKMGMTQIFESDSAIPVTLLKVEPGTVVDIKTQEKNSYCALQLGFSDVKENKLNKSLVGYFKKKNVPYKRMLREFKYQNIEEFKIGDVIGVDIFKVGETARIQGYSKGKGFSGTMKRHGFHGGPASHGGMMDRKPGSIGMCEYPGRVIKGKKMAGHYGNKKVTIKTSRVVFVDNENSIIGLKGNVLGGSGSWVKILKGKQQ; encoded by the coding sequence GTGATAGGTCTTATGGCAAGGAAAATGGGGATGACTCAAATTTTCGAAAGCGATTCTGCGATTCCTGTAACGCTTTTGAAAGTAGAACCGGGGACTGTAGTTGATATTAAAACGCAAGAAAAAAATAGTTACTGTGCATTACAGTTAGGCTTTAGTGATGTTAAAGAAAACAAATTGAACAAGTCCCTAGTTGGTTATTTTAAGAAGAAGAATGTACCATATAAGCGCATGCTGAGAGAATTTAAGTATCAAAATATCGAAGAGTTTAAAATAGGTGATGTGATAGGCGTGGATATATTCAAGGTGGGAGAAACTGCAAGAATTCAAGGATATAGCAAAGGAAAGGGATTTTCTGGTACTATGAAAAGACACGGTTTTCACGGTGGACCCGCTTCTCATGGTGGAATGATGGATAGAAAACCAGGTTCTATAGGTATGTGTGAATATCCAGGAAGGGTGATTAAGGGGAAGAAGATGGCAGGCCACTATGGGAATAAGAAGGTTACAATAAAGACTTCAAGGGTTGTTTTTGTAGACAATGAAAATAGTATTATAGGTCTTAAAGGTAATGTGCTAGGCGGAAGCGGCAGTTGGGTTAAGATATTGAAAGGGAAGCAACAATGA
- the rpsS gene encoding 30S ribosomal protein S19 — protein MGRSSKKGPYIDQKLYKKVLKIKDGKKKGIIKTWSRRSEILPEFVGFTFAVHNGRKFIPVYVTENMVGYRLGEFAPTRVFKGHKGTVGKHVGEA, from the coding sequence ATGGGTAGATCGTCTAAAAAGGGTCCTTATATAGACCAGAAATTGTATAAAAAAGTGCTTAAGATAAAAGATGGTAAAAAGAAAGGGATAATAAAAACATGGTCTAGAAGAAGTGAGATTTTGCCTGAATTTGTGGGATTTACATTTGCTGTACACAATGGGAGAAAATTTATACCTGTATATGTTACGGAAAATATGGTTGGTTATAGATTGGGAGAGTTTGCTCCTACACGAGTGTTTAAAGGACATAAAGGTACAGTTGGCAAGCACGTAGGTGAGGCATAA
- the rplE gene encoding 50S ribosomal protein L5: MPRLFSVYTEKIIPMMTREFSYKNVMQSPRLVKIVVNVGMGEGVQDIKLLDSALDELAAITGQRGVITRARKSIAAFKLRKGMPIGCRVTLRREKMYDFLDRLINFTLPRVRDFRGVSTKSFDGRGNYSLGLTEQLVFPEIDYDKVQKVHGMGISIVTTAKTDEECRVLLESFGMPFKKE, from the coding sequence ATACCGCGGCTTTTTAGTGTTTATACTGAAAAGATAATTCCTATGATGACGAGAGAGTTTTCTTATAAAAATGTGATGCAGTCACCTCGCTTAGTAAAGATTGTAGTTAATGTAGGTATGGGAGAAGGCGTGCAAGATATAAAACTCTTAGATAGTGCCTTGGATGAGTTAGCAGCCATTACAGGCCAGAGAGGTGTGATTACTCGCGCCAGAAAATCTATAGCTGCTTTTAAGCTGAGGAAGGGTATGCCCATTGGCTGCAGGGTGACGTTGAGAAGAGAGAAAATGTATGACTTTCTTGATAGGTTGATCAATTTTACCTTGCCAAGAGTGAGAGATTTTAGGGGAGTTTCTACAAAGAGCTTTGATGGTAGAGGGAACTATTCTCTGGGTTTGACAGAGCAATTAGTTTTTCCAGAAATAGATTATGACAAGGTACAGAAGGTGCATGGCATGGGTATCAGTATTGTGACGACGGCAAAGACAGATGAGGAATGCCGCGTTTTATTAGAGTCTTTTGGTATGCCATTTAAAAAGGAATAA
- the rpsJ gene encoding 30S ribosomal protein S10, with amino-acid sequence MSQKIRLRLKSYDSRLLDKSVKDITETARNTGAKIKGPVLLPTRISRYTVLRSPFVNKKSREQFEIRIHKRLMDILDASEQTVDALMRIDLPAGVDIEVKL; translated from the coding sequence ATGTCGCAAAAAATAAGGTTAAGATTAAAGTCCTATGATAGTAGGCTTTTAGACAAGTCCGTAAAGGATATAACGGAAACGGCAAGAAATACGGGGGCAAAGATAAAAGGACCAGTGCTTTTGCCTACAAGGATATCTCGTTACACAGTTTTGCGTTCGCCGTTTGTGAACAAGAAATCAAGAGAGCAGTTCGAGATAAGAATTCATAAGAGGCTTATGGATATTTTAGATGCATCGGAACAGACAGTGGATGCATTGATGAGGATAGATTTACCTGCAGGTGTGGATATAGAGGTGAAACTGTGA
- the tuf gene encoding elongation factor Tu — protein sequence MAKEKYVRKKPHVNIGTIGHVDHGKTTLTSAVTKVLAAKGWANYIGYNEIDKAPEEKSRGLTINIAHIEYETENRHYAHIDCPGHADYVKNMITGAAQMDGTILVVSAADGPMPQTREHIILARQVGVPYIVVFLNKTDMVDDPELIDLVEMETRELLTKYGYPGDDLPVIRGSALKALETPEGEENEYTKAIWDLLKAVDEYIKTPVRDVDKPFLMPIEDVFTISGRGTVVTGRVERGIIHPGDEVEMVGFKPTRKTVATSLEMFRKILDEGRAGDNIGVLLRGIKKNEVERGMVLAKPGSITPHTKFKAQAYVLTKEEGGRHTPFFTGYRPQFFVRTTDVTGVIKLPEGVEMIMPGDNIEVEAELIAPIASEEGTRFAIREGGKTVGAGVVTKILE from the coding sequence ATGGCAAAGGAAAAATATGTGCGTAAAAAACCCCATGTGAACATAGGCACGATTGGACATGTGGATCATGGAAAAACAACACTTACTTCGGCTGTTACCAAGGTTTTAGCTGCTAAGGGGTGGGCAAATTATATCGGTTATAATGAAATAGATAAAGCTCCAGAGGAGAAGAGCAGAGGCTTGACTATCAATATTGCTCATATTGAGTATGAAACGGAGAACAGGCACTATGCACATATCGATTGTCCCGGGCATGCGGATTATGTTAAGAATATGATTACCGGTGCAGCCCAGATGGACGGAACGATATTGGTGGTATCAGCCGCTGATGGTCCTATGCCACAGACCAGAGAGCATATAATTTTAGCCCGTCAGGTAGGGGTGCCTTATATAGTTGTGTTTTTAAACAAAACAGACATGGTGGATGACCCAGAATTGATAGATCTGGTAGAGATGGAGACCAGAGAACTTTTGACCAAGTACGGTTATCCCGGAGATGATCTGCCGGTTATAAGAGGGTCTGCCTTGAAGGCTTTGGAAACACCGGAAGGTGAAGAAAATGAATATACCAAGGCGATCTGGGATTTGTTGAAAGCGGTGGATGAGTATATAAAGACACCGGTGAGAGATGTTGACAAACCTTTCCTTATGCCTATTGAGGATGTATTTACTATCTCTGGAAGAGGAACGGTAGTCACGGGCAGAGTGGAAAGAGGAATTATTCATCCTGGAGACGAGGTAGAAATGGTAGGATTTAAACCTACCAGAAAAACAGTAGCAACATCTCTGGAGATGTTCAGAAAAATATTGGATGAAGGAAGGGCAGGAGATAATATCGGAGTGTTATTGAGAGGAATAAAAAAGAATGAGGTGGAAAGGGGAATGGTATTGGCCAAACCGGGGTCCATTACTCCTCATACTAAGTTCAAGGCACAGGCTTATGTTTTAACTAAAGAAGAAGGTGGTAGACACACACCGTTCTTTACAGGATACCGTCCTCAATTCTTTGTGCGGACAACGGATGTAACAGGAGTGATAAAATTACCCGAAGGGGTAGAGATGATCATGCCTGGTGATAACATTGAAGTAGAAGCAGAGCTTATTGCTCCTATTGCTTCTGAGGAAGGAACGCGGTTTGCTATAAGGGAAGGCGGAAAGACAGTAGGCGCTGGTGTAGTTACCAAGATTTTGGAGTGA
- the rpmC gene encoding 50S ribosomal protein L29, which produces MKSREIREMDTEGLNKKLQDLKQELFNLRLRKNVEQLENPKRFRNIRRGIAQILTVLREKGSN; this is translated from the coding sequence ATGAAGAGTAGAGAAATTAGAGAAATGGATACTGAAGGATTAAATAAGAAATTGCAGGATTTAAAACAAGAGCTTTTTAATTTACGCTTGCGAAAGAATGTAGAACAGTTGGAAAACCCCAAGAGGTTTCGTAATATAAGGAGAGGAATTGCACAAATACTTACCGTTTTAAGAGAGAAAGGGAGTAATTAA
- the rpsQ gene encoding 30S ribosomal protein S17: MAKKVLKGVVISDKMDKTRVVLIERLMKLSKIGKYVKRKKKYKVHDEYNSSSEGDVISIEECRPLSKDKRFRIVQIAKKGHKELKNDSNADKIKGSR; encoded by the coding sequence ATGGCGAAGAAGGTGCTTAAGGGTGTGGTGATAAGCGATAAGATGGACAAAACAAGGGTGGTTTTAATAGAAAGGCTAATGAAACTAAGTAAAATTGGAAAGTATGTAAAAAGAAAGAAAAAATACAAGGTTCATGATGAATATAACAGCTCTAGTGAAGGTGATGTAATAAGTATTGAGGAATGTCGGCCTTTATCTAAGGACAAGAGATTTAGAATAGTGCAAATTGCTAAGAAGGGACACAAGGAGCTTAAAAATGATTCAAATGCAGACAAAATTAAAGGTAGTAGATAA
- the rplW gene encoding 50S ribosomal protein L23, whose amino-acid sequence MDVWNIIKGRKVTEKSTRDREEGKYVFIVHKKATKVDVRKVVEKIFKVQVEKVNIMNIKGKKRLFHNIRGRRPNTRKVIVSLKQGQQIKDL is encoded by the coding sequence ATGGATGTATGGAATATTATAAAAGGGAGAAAAGTTACAGAAAAATCCACAAGAGACAGGGAAGAAGGAAAGTACGTGTTTATAGTGCACAAGAAAGCTACAAAGGTAGATGTGAGAAAAGTTGTAGAAAAAATATTTAAAGTGCAGGTAGAAAAAGTTAATATAATGAATATAAAAGGTAAAAAGAGATTGTTTCATAATATTCGGGGTAGGCGACCTAATACAAGAAAGGTTATTGTGTCACTGAAGCAAGGACAACAGATTAAGGATTTGTGA
- the rplP gene encoding 50S ribosomal protein L16, whose product MLMPRRTKYRKYQRKRGSLTGVSVRGSNVTFGEFGLKAMGRGEITNRQIESARVAITRYLKREGKVWIRIFPYFPLTKKPAETRMGKGKGSPEVWVVPVKPGRILYEVGNVSEEKAVRALKLASYKLGIPTRIVKEQSI is encoded by the coding sequence ATGTTAATGCCTCGCAGAACAAAGTATAGAAAATACCAGCGTAAAAGAGGGAGCTTGACAGGTGTTTCTGTTCGTGGCTCTAATGTGACATTTGGTGAATTTGGATTGAAGGCAATGGGCAGAGGGGAGATAACAAATAGACAGATAGAGTCTGCTCGTGTTGCTATAACAAGATATTTAAAGAGGGAGGGAAAGGTATGGATTCGTATTTTCCCCTATTTTCCTCTTACGAAAAAACCTGCCGAGACAAGGATGGGAAAAGGCAAAGGTTCTCCTGAAGTATGGGTTGTTCCAGTGAAGCCTGGCCGTATATTGTATGAGGTAGGGAACGTATCGGAAGAAAAAGCTGTAAGAGCATTGAAGTTAGCTTCTTATAAACTTGGTATACCTACAAGAATTGTTAAGGAACAGAGTATATGA
- the rplF gene encoding 50S ribosomal protein L6 codes for MSLIGRKPIPIPDKVEVDIKGENVSVKGEKGSLQWDYPAQYVKIRKEENSLYVEKLSEDKKAKALHGLTRSIVANMVEGVHKGYEKVLTIVGIGYKAEVRGNDLVLHLGFSHEIVYHIPQGVAIKVNKQGNIIYVDGIDKQVVGQVTSEIRGFKPPEPYKGKGIRYKDEVVRKKAGKAGGKQAYAES; via the coding sequence ATGTCTCTTATTGGTAGAAAACCTATCCCAATACCTGATAAGGTAGAAGTGGATATTAAAGGAGAAAATGTGTCGGTAAAAGGGGAAAAAGGTTCTCTTCAGTGGGATTATCCGGCACAGTATGTAAAGATAAGAAAAGAAGAAAACTCGTTATATGTAGAAAAGCTGAGCGAGGATAAAAAAGCAAAAGCTCTTCATGGTTTGACAAGAAGTATTGTTGCTAATATGGTGGAAGGCGTGCATAAGGGGTATGAGAAGGTGCTGACTATTGTAGGTATAGGGTACAAAGCAGAAGTAAGAGGGAATGATCTTGTTTTACATTTAGGTTTTTCTCATGAGATTGTGTATCATATTCCTCAAGGTGTTGCTATAAAGGTTAATAAGCAGGGTAATATAATCTATGTAGATGGCATAGACAAACAGGTTGTGGGCCAGGTTACCAGCGAGATTCGTGGATTTAAACCACCTGAGCCTTATAAAGGTAAAGGAATAAGATATAAGGATGAAGTAGTGAGGAAAAAAGCAGGTAAGGCAGGAGGTAAGCAAGCGTATGCTGAAAGTTAA
- a CDS encoding type Z 30S ribosomal protein S14: MARKASIEKMKKAQKFKVRYRNKCGICGRSRGYLRKFGICRICFRNLASKGEIPGVRKASW; encoded by the coding sequence ATGGCGCGGAAAGCATCTATAGAGAAGATGAAGAAGGCACAAAAGTTTAAGGTAAGATATCGAAATAAATGTGGTATCTGTGGAAGGTCCAGAGGGTATCTGAGAAAGTTTGGTATATGTAGAATATGTTTTAGAAATCTTGCTTCAAAAGGGGAGATACCAGGAGTAAGGAAAGCGAGCTGGTAA